The proteins below come from a single Malus sylvestris chromosome 3, drMalSylv7.2, whole genome shotgun sequence genomic window:
- the LOC126615097 gene encoding methylesterase 17-like isoform X1, with product MSGGRPMAEKESTMSGILPNYHHPHHHHLVLIHGIGHGAWCWYKIRCLMEASGYKVTCLDLKGAGVDQSDPNTVLTFQDYNQPLTDFLSSLPGNERVILVGHSAGGMSLTDAIHRFASKIHMAIYVAATMLEHGFSTHQDIIDGEPDLSAFGNVNKFIYGLGVDQPPTSVIIKENFHHQILYQMSPIEDATLASMLLRPGPVMALKGARFQGNKEAADRVPRVYIKTMHDHVLKLEQQDAMIKRWPPSQVFVLQSDHSPFFSTPILLFGLLVKALASIKCA from the exons ATGTCAGGAGGAAGACCAATGGCAGAGAAGGAGAGTACAATGAGTGGAATATTACCAAACtatcatcatcctcatcatcatcatttggTTCTGATCCATGGTATCGGGCATGGAGCTTGGTGCTGGTACAAGATCCGGTGTCTAATGGAAGCTTCAGGCTACAAAGTCACATGTCTTGACCTCAAAGGTGCTGGTGTTGATCAATCTGACCCTAATACCGTCCTCACTTTCCAAGACTACAATCAGCCTCTCACTGACTTCTTGTCCAGTTTGCCAGGAAATGAAAGG GTAATACTCGTGGGACATAGTGCAGGAGGTATGAGCCTGACTGATGCCATACACAGGTTTGCTAGCAAAATACATATGGCGATATATGTTGCAGCAACCATGTTGGAGCATGGATTTTCCACACATCAAGATATCATAGAT GGAGAACCTGACTTATCGGCATTTGGAAACGTAAACAAGTTCATATATGGGTTGGGAGTTGACCAGCCTCCAACTAGTGTCATAATAAAGGAAAATTTTCATCACCAAATCTTGTACCAGATGAGCCCTATAGAG GACGCAACTTTAGCTTCAATGCTGCTGAGGCCAGGACCTGTTATGGCGTTGAAAGGCGCTCGCTTTCAAGGAAACAAGGAAGCTGCTGATCGTGTGCCAAGAGTGTACATCAAGACCATGCATGACCATGTTCTAAAGCTTGAGCAGCAAGATGCCATGATCAAGAGATGGCCACCATCCCAGGTCTTTGTTCTCCAAAGCGATCATAGCCCGTTTTTCTCCACCCCCATTTTGCTCTTTGGTTTGTTGGTTAAAGCATTGGCTTCCATCAAATGTGCTTAA
- the LOC126615097 gene encoding methylesterase 17-like isoform X4, with product MAEKESTMSGILPNYHHPHHHHLVLIHGIGHGAWCWYKIRCLMEASGYKVTCLDLKGAGVDQSDPNTVLTFQDYNQPLTDFLSSLPGNERVILVGHSAGGMSLTDAIHRFASKIHMAIYVAATMLEHGFSTHQDIIDGEPDLSAFGNVNKFIYGLGVDQPPTSVIIKENFHHQILYQMSPIEDATLASMLLRPGPVMALKGARFQGNKEAADRVPRVYIKTMHDHVLKLEQQDAMIKRWPPSQVFVLQSDHSPFFSTPILLFGLLVKALASIKCA from the exons ATGGCAGAGAAGGAGAGTACAATGAGTGGAATATTACCAAACtatcatcatcctcatcatcatcatttggTTCTGATCCATGGTATCGGGCATGGAGCTTGGTGCTGGTACAAGATCCGGTGTCTAATGGAAGCTTCAGGCTACAAAGTCACATGTCTTGACCTCAAAGGTGCTGGTGTTGATCAATCTGACCCTAATACCGTCCTCACTTTCCAAGACTACAATCAGCCTCTCACTGACTTCTTGTCCAGTTTGCCAGGAAATGAAAGG GTAATACTCGTGGGACATAGTGCAGGAGGTATGAGCCTGACTGATGCCATACACAGGTTTGCTAGCAAAATACATATGGCGATATATGTTGCAGCAACCATGTTGGAGCATGGATTTTCCACACATCAAGATATCATAGAT GGAGAACCTGACTTATCGGCATTTGGAAACGTAAACAAGTTCATATATGGGTTGGGAGTTGACCAGCCTCCAACTAGTGTCATAATAAAGGAAAATTTTCATCACCAAATCTTGTACCAGATGAGCCCTATAGAG GACGCAACTTTAGCTTCAATGCTGCTGAGGCCAGGACCTGTTATGGCGTTGAAAGGCGCTCGCTTTCAAGGAAACAAGGAAGCTGCTGATCGTGTGCCAAGAGTGTACATCAAGACCATGCATGACCATGTTCTAAAGCTTGAGCAGCAAGATGCCATGATCAAGAGATGGCCACCATCCCAGGTCTTTGTTCTCCAAAGCGATCATAGCCCGTTTTTCTCCACCCCCATTTTGCTCTTTGGTTTGTTGGTTAAAGCATTGGCTTCCATCAAATGTGCTTAA
- the LOC126616433 gene encoding eukaryotic translation initiation factor 2 subunit beta has protein sequence MADDNQNEVKDEVVADIAPFDPTKKKKKKKVVIQDTTDDSVEKLAEKAESLTVSEGQESTFAGLKKKKKKPIETSILNEESGDAVEDLNERTGEDEEGEGIVLETPSYPWEGSDRDYTYEELLDRVFNILRENNPDLAGDRRRTVMRPPQVLREGTKKTVFVNFMDLCKTMHRQPDHVMAFLLAELGTSGSLDGQQRLVVKGRFAPKNFEGILRRYVNEYVICLGCKSPDTILSKENRLFFLRCEKCGSGRSVAPIKAGFMARVGRRNAGT, from the exons ATGGCGGACGACAATCAGAATGAGGTGAAGGACGAGGTGGTAGCAGAT atTGCCCCCTTTGATCCtactaagaagaagaaaaagaagaaggttgTTATTCAAGATACTACTGATGATTCTGTGGAAAAGTTGGCTGAGAAAGCGGAAAGCTTGACAG TTTCTGAGGGGCAGGAGAGTACGTTTGCTGgtttgaaaaagaagaagaagaagcca ATTGAGACCAGTATCTTGAATGAAGAGAGTGGCGATGCAGTGGAAGATTTAAATG AGCGCACTGGTGAGGATGAGGAAGGAGAAGGGATTGTTCTAGAGACTCCATCATATCCTTGGGAGGGGAGTGATCGTGACTACACTTATGAAGAG CTTCTTGATAGGGTGTTTAACATACTTCGCGAAAATAACCCGGATCTGGCTGGAGACAGGCGTAGGACAGTGATGAGGCCTCCACAAGTTCTTCGTGAGGGCACAAAGAAAACTGTTTTTGTGAATTTCATGGATCTATGCAAGAC GATGCATAGGCAGCCGGATCACGTCATGGCATTCTTGCTTGCCGAACTGGGAacaagtggatcacttgatggACAGCAGAGGTTGGTTGTTAAGGGAAGATTTGCACCAAAGAATTTTGAAGGAATACTGCGGCGATATGTCA ATGAATATGTCATTTGCCTTGGGTGCAAAAGTCCAGACACTATACTGTCAAAGGAGAATCGTCTCTTCTTTCTCAGATGCGAGAAG TGTGGTTCTGGACGATCTGTCGCTCCAATTAAAGCTGGTTTTATGGCTCGTGTTGGGAGAAGGAATGCCGGAACCTAA